The proteins below are encoded in one region of Reichenbachiella sp. 5M10:
- a CDS encoding PKD domain-containing protein codes for MKRLFRNYSYLAALLVAPVILSSCGEDSKEDKTVDAPLAGFTLEVNEENTMMISVTNTSIGGESYAWDFGDDSDIVTSANAEHTYTESGTYTVTLTTTNEGGSDDATQEVKVSGFGPNLVASGDMSDASAWTSAALWTADDNITEAAFVDETFMFKNATDDMDKVYQYSNHILYQKVALTADKTYKFSANISSTTGNDGTWFEVYFLHESPDSEDIINKPGSQVALKAYGEGEDCLKGAFDGDIMEIAQGCTAANAYTQSLDASGEFTLPADSLTEDGSIYLLFKAGSGWASDEEVSPFGEGMHLDNVEIKEVL; via the coding sequence ATGAAAAGACTATTTAGAAATTACAGTTATTTGGCGGCACTTCTCGTAGCGCCTGTGATTCTCAGCTCATGCGGAGAGGATAGCAAAGAAGACAAAACTGTGGATGCGCCTTTGGCGGGCTTCACACTCGAAGTGAACGAAGAGAATACGATGATGATCTCTGTGACCAATACGTCCATAGGAGGAGAAAGCTATGCTTGGGATTTTGGAGATGATTCAGACATTGTTACTTCTGCCAATGCTGAGCATACCTATACAGAGAGTGGTACCTATACAGTCACCTTGACAACTACCAATGAGGGAGGCAGTGATGATGCGACCCAAGAAGTGAAAGTGTCAGGGTTCGGCCCCAATCTCGTAGCAAGTGGAGACATGTCTGATGCGTCAGCATGGACATCCGCAGCACTGTGGACAGCTGATGACAACATCACGGAAGCGGCGTTTGTTGATGAGACTTTCATGTTCAAAAACGCGACGGATGATATGGACAAGGTTTACCAGTATTCGAACCATATCTTGTATCAGAAGGTGGCCTTGACAGCAGACAAAACCTATAAGTTCTCTGCCAATATCAGCAGTACGACAGGCAATGACGGCACGTGGTTCGAGGTATATTTCCTACATGAATCACCTGATTCAGAAGATATCATCAATAAGCCAGGGTCGCAAGTTGCACTCAAAGCCTACGGAGAAGGCGAAGATTGTCTCAAAGGTGCTTTTGATGGAGACATCATGGAAATCGCACAGGGGTGTACTGCTGCGAATGCTTACACTCAGTCGTTGGATGCTAGTGGTGAGTTTACTCTGCCCGCAGACAGTTTGACGGAGGATGGCTCGATCTATTTGCTTTTCAAAGCTGGTTCGGGATGGGCCTCAGATGAAGAAGTCTCTCCATTTGGTGAGGGCATGCACCTCGACAATGTGGAGATCAAGGAAGTATTATAA
- a CDS encoding glycoside hydrolase family 30 beta sandwich domain-containing protein, whose amino-acid sequence MIQNKIAFVAWGLGLLVSCSAPQSPVEEVVPETIQPIKELSTATIYTTARGTDLRLTRTGTKTFGPGEQPLETQISVFVNPDKTFQELVGIGGAVTDASAEVFAGLSADKQEELLSAYYSQEGIGYSLLRTTIHSSDFGSGSYTYIEEGDTALATFSIEHDRAYRLPMIKRAITEAGGSLLTYVSPWSPPAFMKTTGRMLQGGSLLPEFAPAWARYYAKFIKAYEAEEVPIWGLTIQNEPMATQTWESCIYTAEQERDFLKNHLGPTLASEGLGDKNIIVWDHNRDLITQRANTIFGDPEAAKYAWGIGFHWYETWTGSEPNFENLRRVKESYPDKQLMFTEGCNEKFDPAKYQYWPNAERYGKSMINDFNRGTAGWTDWNILLDDKGGPNHVGNFCFAPIHADSQTGDLIYTPSYYYIGHFSKYIKPGAKRVSTVASRTSLMATTFVNEDGSYATVVMNETDEAIDYQCFVGTQVIEASIPARAIQTLRY is encoded by the coding sequence ATGATTCAGAATAAAATAGCATTCGTTGCATGGGGGCTAGGGCTGCTGGTGAGCTGCAGTGCCCCACAGTCTCCTGTAGAAGAAGTAGTTCCCGAAACAATACAACCAATAAAAGAGCTGAGTACAGCGACGATCTACACGACGGCCCGAGGTACAGACTTGAGACTGACGCGGACCGGTACGAAGACTTTTGGTCCGGGAGAGCAACCTTTGGAGACACAGATATCTGTTTTTGTCAATCCCGACAAGACCTTTCAGGAGTTGGTAGGGATAGGAGGAGCAGTGACGGATGCTTCGGCGGAGGTTTTCGCAGGACTCTCAGCGGACAAGCAGGAGGAGTTGCTGTCTGCGTACTATTCCCAAGAGGGTATTGGGTACAGTTTGCTTCGTACGACAATTCATAGCAGTGATTTTGGATCTGGATCGTACACCTACATCGAAGAGGGAGACACGGCTCTTGCGACTTTTTCGATAGAGCATGACCGAGCCTACCGACTGCCGATGATCAAAAGAGCGATTACAGAAGCGGGAGGTTCATTGCTGACCTATGTGAGTCCATGGAGCCCTCCAGCATTCATGAAGACCACTGGACGTATGCTTCAAGGAGGCTCGCTACTTCCTGAGTTTGCTCCTGCTTGGGCGAGATATTATGCCAAGTTCATCAAAGCATATGAGGCGGAAGAAGTGCCGATCTGGGGCCTGACGATACAAAACGAGCCCATGGCTACTCAAACCTGGGAATCGTGTATCTATACAGCAGAGCAAGAGCGTGACTTCTTGAAGAATCACCTCGGGCCGACCTTGGCGAGCGAAGGGCTGGGGGACAAGAACATCATCGTATGGGATCACAATCGTGACCTCATCACACAGCGAGCCAATACCATTTTTGGCGATCCCGAAGCGGCCAAGTATGCTTGGGGCATAGGGTTTCACTGGTACGAGACATGGACAGGTAGCGAGCCCAACTTCGAGAATTTGAGACGAGTCAAGGAGTCCTACCCAGACAAACAGCTGATGTTCACCGAAGGCTGCAACGAAAAATTCGATCCTGCGAAGTACCAGTATTGGCCAAATGCCGAGCGATACGGCAAGTCAATGATCAACGATTTCAATCGTGGCACAGCGGGTTGGACAGATTGGAATATTCTGCTGGATGACAAAGGAGGGCCGAACCACGTGGGTAATTTCTGTTTTGCGCCGATACATGCAGACAGCCAAACGGGCGACTTGATCTATACGCCATCCTACTACTATATTGGGCACTTTTCGAAGTATATCAAGCCAGGGGCTAAGCGGGTGAGCACCGTAGCGAGTCGCACCTCGCTCATGGCGACCACCTTTGTCAACGAAGATGGGAGCTACGCGACCGTAGTGATGAACGAGACGGACGAGGCGATAGACTATCAGTGCTTCGTAGGGACGCAAGTGATTGAGGCGAGTATTCCTGCGCGAGCGATTCAGACCTTGAGGTACTGA
- a CDS encoding RagB/SusD family nutrient uptake outer membrane protein: protein MKKINVKINIALSMALGLCLVACDDFLDLEPISQETTEVGYDNAGQIEAALVGAYESFQSSDYYAWDKILFQDVRSDNHYAGGDNPEIFQLDWLTVTPTNSRLLTNWSNIYNAIAKANVVLERAPLVEDPQLTEERREQILGEAYFLRAYHYYTLVTTWGQVPLVTEFVKSTDPDVIRPEKSTEDEVYDQILSDLTMAISMLPDTYGSDASVNKARATAGAANALAAKAALQRPTPDYQAALDYILAVESSSANYTLIDYADLFDGAHYNNAESILEVQYIGAPEATWGPQMHLPPSISGDTWRKFTTPSHNLIDAYAAEGDVIRRDATVLFESVNWVDEYWGNAVGSSIPFAYKWKHADGWASTDRLYLLRLGDVVLLKAEALTGLNRLGDAATEVNRIRSRVNLPNLTVADQASQASMRQAILDERRLELAQEGQRWDDLVRFDQVVSVMNNLVEIDLRTGQPVEYNMDESKIFVPIPQEELDRNPNLTPNE from the coding sequence ATGAAAAAAATAAATGTAAAGATAAATATAGCCCTAAGCATGGCACTTGGTCTGTGCTTGGTGGCCTGTGATGATTTTTTGGACTTGGAGCCGATCTCTCAAGAGACGACCGAAGTAGGCTATGACAATGCTGGCCAGATCGAGGCAGCTTTGGTTGGCGCATACGAGTCCTTTCAGTCTTCAGATTATTATGCTTGGGACAAGATCTTGTTTCAAGATGTGCGCTCCGACAATCATTACGCAGGAGGAGACAACCCAGAGATTTTTCAATTGGACTGGTTGACGGTGACGCCTACTAACTCACGTCTGTTGACCAACTGGTCCAACATCTACAATGCCATTGCGAAAGCAAATGTGGTACTCGAAAGAGCACCTTTGGTAGAAGACCCACAGCTGACAGAGGAGCGCAGAGAGCAGATACTCGGGGAGGCGTATTTCTTACGTGCATATCATTATTATACACTAGTGACGACTTGGGGACAGGTACCGCTGGTGACGGAATTTGTCAAATCTACGGACCCTGATGTCATTCGTCCGGAGAAGTCTACAGAGGATGAAGTCTACGACCAAATCTTGTCAGATCTCACAATGGCGATCTCAATGCTGCCAGACACCTATGGCTCAGATGCGAGTGTCAACAAGGCACGAGCGACTGCTGGTGCTGCCAATGCCTTAGCCGCCAAGGCGGCATTGCAACGTCCGACGCCTGATTATCAAGCGGCACTGGATTATATCCTAGCGGTGGAGAGCAGTTCAGCCAATTACACACTGATTGACTATGCAGACTTGTTTGATGGGGCACACTACAACAATGCCGAGTCCATCCTGGAGGTGCAATATATCGGAGCACCTGAGGCGACTTGGGGACCACAGATGCATTTGCCTCCATCGATATCGGGAGATACTTGGAGGAAATTTACTACGCCTTCGCACAACCTCATCGATGCTTATGCTGCTGAGGGCGATGTGATTCGTAGAGATGCGACTGTACTGTTTGAGTCTGTCAATTGGGTGGATGAGTACTGGGGCAATGCCGTGGGCAGCTCGATTCCATTCGCTTATAAGTGGAAGCATGCCGATGGTTGGGCGAGTACAGACCGTCTGTACTTGCTCCGTCTAGGGGATGTGGTTTTGCTCAAAGCAGAGGCGCTCACAGGTCTCAATCGACTGGGTGATGCAGCAACTGAGGTCAACCGCATTCGGTCGAGGGTGAACTTACCAAATCTGACGGTCGCAGATCAGGCGAGTCAAGCTAGTATGAGACAGGCGATATTGGACGAAAGAAGGTTGGAGTTGGCACAAGAAGGTCAGCGCTGGGATGATCTCGTGCGCTTTGATCAGGTCGTATCGGTGATGAATAACCTGGTGGAAATCGATTTGCGTACGGGGCAGCCAGTTGAGTACAACATGGATGAGAGCAAGATTTTCGTACCGATTCCACAGGAAGAATTGGATAGAAATCCAAACCTGACACCCAACGAATAA
- a CDS encoding glycoside hydrolase family 30 beta sandwich domain-containing protein: MMNRKVWIAVLWGMCLCLLNCAESDDTVAPPPPVVEPPETNLPEVMVYLTKANESVKFAQQEGLVEAAVANASINLTINPEIGYQDIDGFGFALTGGSAQHISQMSDAAQDDLLQELFGTEGDGIGISYLRISIGASDLDASVFSYNDLPQGETDMDQLQFSIEPDRAVLIPLLKKILEIKPDLKLMATPWSPPVWMKTNGASKGGRLLTEYYDSYALYLVKYLQAMEAEGITIETISVQNEPLHGGNNPSMEMSADEQNEFIKSSLGPLFAAHDISTKVVLYDHNADMTSYPISILDDEETRQYVDGSGFHLYAGDISALSSVHNSHPDKNIYFTEQWFGAPGNFSGDLQWHIREIIIGATRNWSRNVIEWNLSSAPNLQPHTDGGCTACLGGIEISGNTVSRKAGYYVIAHASKFVVPGSTRISSNYTGEIPNVSFLTPEGQIVLLALNNTDAYKTFNMTQGELSFSASLDAGAVATFVWDPNQTIE; this comes from the coding sequence ATGATGAATAGAAAAGTATGGATAGCAGTGCTGTGGGGAATGTGTTTGTGTTTACTCAATTGCGCAGAAAGTGACGACACTGTCGCACCACCTCCTCCAGTAGTCGAGCCTCCAGAGACAAACCTGCCCGAGGTGATGGTGTATTTGACCAAGGCCAATGAGTCGGTCAAGTTTGCTCAACAAGAGGGTTTAGTCGAAGCGGCAGTAGCCAATGCAAGTATCAACTTGACGATTAATCCAGAGATTGGCTACCAAGACATCGATGGTTTTGGGTTTGCCCTGACAGGTGGTAGTGCACAGCACATCAGCCAAATGAGTGATGCGGCACAGGATGACTTGCTCCAAGAGCTATTTGGAACAGAAGGGGATGGGATTGGCATCTCATATTTGCGCATTAGCATTGGAGCGTCGGATTTGGATGCTTCTGTGTTTTCTTACAATGATCTCCCGCAGGGAGAAACAGACATGGATCAGCTGCAGTTTTCGATCGAACCAGATCGAGCGGTTTTGATCCCGCTGCTCAAAAAAATATTGGAGATCAAACCAGACCTCAAGTTGATGGCAACCCCTTGGTCTCCTCCTGTGTGGATGAAAACCAATGGCGCATCCAAAGGCGGTCGGTTGCTTACCGAATACTATGATTCGTACGCGCTTTATTTGGTCAAGTATCTACAGGCTATGGAGGCAGAAGGGATCACGATAGAGACGATATCCGTTCAAAATGAACCCCTACATGGCGGCAACAACCCGAGCATGGAGATGTCTGCGGACGAGCAAAACGAGTTCATCAAAAGCAGCTTGGGGCCTCTCTTTGCTGCACATGATATTTCGACGAAAGTCGTTCTCTACGATCACAATGCAGACATGACGAGTTATCCGATCTCGATACTCGATGACGAGGAAACACGACAATATGTCGATGGTTCAGGGTTTCACCTCTATGCAGGCGATATCTCTGCCCTATCCTCGGTGCACAATAGTCACCCGGACAAGAACATATATTTCACCGAACAGTGGTTCGGTGCGCCAGGCAACTTCTCAGGAGACTTGCAGTGGCACATACGAGAGATCATCATTGGAGCGACGCGCAACTGGAGCCGCAACGTGATCGAGTGGAATCTATCGTCAGCGCCCAACCTACAGCCGCACACCGATGGGGGATGTACGGCATGCTTGGGAGGGATAGAAATCAGCGGCAATACAGTGTCGCGCAAAGCGGGTTACTATGTGATTGCCCATGCGTCGAAGTTTGTCGTGCCAGGATCGACACGTATCTCGTCCAATTATACTGGTGAGATTCCTAACGTGAGTTTTCTAACGCCTGAAGGGCAGATAGTCCTACTCGCCCTCAACAATACCGACGCTTACAAAACTTTCAATATGACTCAGGGCGAGCTGTCCTTTTCTGCTTCGTTGGATGCGGGGGCTGTGGCGACATTCGTCTGGGATCCAAACCAAACGATAGAATAA
- a CDS encoding TonB-dependent receptor, translating to MKHIDKIRLYACVLVVFLLTQSVAMAQQSTVVGQVTDEFAEPIPGATIQLVGTTTGAVTDIDGRFSITYDFSPTDQLVVSSLGYLSQTVSVGNQSSFQFALVEDVVSLEEIVVVGYGTQEKKDVTGSIAVVGDEDMSLRPNSQIGSLIQGKAAGVQVMSSSGKPSQGLNLRIRGTNSINAGSEPLYVVDGVPTTDTRSINPADVESISILKDASSAAIYGAQGANGVVLITTKRGTTDNAQINFNAYGGFAQVWKKMDVLGSRDYIELMQEMGQNTDWSQYTENTDWQDEVFQRGVSQNYQLSISGKDEKTNYYISGGWTDQKGAVRTSEMSRTNFKVNLDHEVSDWLKVGTRVAYTLYSDVDVTDNQAVNSGGVLLGALSTPSIIGIYNPDGSFTSNPFQNWENPLASTDGSDRKYRNQRLIGNTYAEISFLKNFKFRSNIGLDHNNDIYDYFLNPYLTSYGRALNGRAENNTNKNQYYILDNTLSYTKDIGKSRVEVLVGAVQQKFTWEYNKVVTQNFSSDGIQTPNVGSQIIEATATKSEKANQSYLSRVHYEYNDKYLLTANFRVDGSSVFGPENRWGYFPSVSGGWRISEESFLEGISTISDLKIRAGWGIVGNDQLSGDNRYSYLGLIGGGANYPIGGVTQPGTYPASISNNTLKWEESQQTNIGVDLGLWNNRVTLTADAYRKTTTDLLLNAPLPRSTGFDNAIQNIGELQNQGLEFVVSTVNLDKDFKWNTDFNISFNQNKVIDIVGQEIFDGAVAGRGEASLVREGESLGTLYGYVYGGVDPQTGDAYYLDQNGESTFTPTADDRRIIGHANPDFLYGMTNTLSYKGLTLLVFLQGSYGNDILNASRIDIEGMTDPKNQSTAVLDRWRQPGDVTDIPRATWGNTDNSRISTRFIEDASYLRVKTVTLGYDLPSSLLSKANIKGLKVYVTGENLFTFTGYSGFDPEVNAFGYSNTAQGIDYGTYPQTRNFIAGLNLTF from the coding sequence ATGAAACACATTGACAAGATTAGATTATATGCTTGCGTGTTGGTAGTATTTCTACTGACACAAAGCGTCGCGATGGCACAGCAGAGTACTGTGGTGGGCCAAGTGACAGATGAATTTGCAGAGCCGATACCGGGCGCGACGATTCAGCTCGTCGGGACAACTACCGGAGCGGTGACGGACATAGACGGGAGGTTTTCGATCACCTATGATTTTTCCCCGACGGATCAGTTGGTGGTGAGCTCTTTGGGCTACTTGAGTCAGACTGTATCAGTGGGCAATCAATCCAGTTTCCAATTTGCGCTGGTAGAAGATGTCGTCAGTTTAGAGGAGATCGTGGTGGTAGGCTATGGGACGCAGGAGAAAAAGGACGTGACAGGATCCATCGCTGTAGTGGGTGACGAAGACATGAGCCTACGCCCCAACTCTCAGATCGGATCACTCATCCAAGGAAAAGCAGCGGGAGTGCAAGTGATGTCCAGTAGTGGGAAACCTTCTCAAGGACTCAACCTTAGAATCCGTGGAACCAACTCCATCAATGCGGGCAGTGAACCTCTCTACGTGGTGGACGGAGTACCCACGACTGACACCCGTTCGATCAATCCTGCAGATGTAGAATCTATTTCGATCCTAAAGGACGCTTCGTCGGCAGCCATATATGGGGCGCAAGGAGCAAATGGGGTAGTACTGATCACGACCAAACGAGGTACAACTGACAATGCACAAATCAATTTCAATGCCTACGGTGGTTTTGCCCAAGTATGGAAAAAAATGGATGTGCTGGGCAGCAGAGATTACATCGAGCTGATGCAGGAGATGGGCCAAAATACGGATTGGTCACAGTATACCGAAAACACGGACTGGCAGGATGAGGTATTCCAGCGCGGGGTATCACAGAACTATCAATTGTCGATATCTGGCAAGGACGAAAAGACGAACTACTACATCTCGGGTGGATGGACGGATCAAAAAGGAGCCGTACGTACTTCGGAGATGAGTCGAACCAATTTCAAAGTCAACTTAGACCATGAGGTGAGTGATTGGCTCAAGGTCGGAACACGTGTAGCCTATACGCTCTACTCCGATGTAGATGTGACAGACAACCAAGCCGTGAATTCGGGGGGAGTATTGCTTGGGGCATTGTCGACTCCATCGATCATTGGGATTTACAACCCAGACGGCAGCTTCACGAGCAACCCGTTCCAGAACTGGGAAAACCCACTTGCGAGTACCGATGGATCGGATAGAAAATACCGCAACCAACGTTTGATTGGAAATACCTATGCGGAGATCTCTTTTCTCAAAAACTTTAAGTTCAGGAGCAACATCGGTCTGGATCATAACAATGACATCTACGACTACTTTTTGAATCCTTATTTGACGAGCTATGGACGAGCATTGAATGGGCGTGCCGAAAACAACACGAACAAAAATCAGTATTACATTCTCGACAATACGCTATCCTACACCAAAGACATCGGGAAGAGCAGAGTGGAAGTACTGGTCGGAGCGGTACAGCAAAAATTCACTTGGGAATACAACAAGGTGGTGACTCAGAATTTTTCGAGTGATGGAATACAAACACCCAATGTGGGTTCGCAGATCATCGAGGCTACCGCGACCAAGTCGGAGAAGGCCAATCAGTCTTACCTCAGTAGAGTACACTACGAGTACAATGACAAGTATTTGTTGACAGCCAATTTTCGGGTCGATGGATCTAGTGTTTTTGGCCCTGAGAATCGCTGGGGATATTTCCCATCGGTATCAGGGGGATGGAGAATCTCCGAGGAGAGCTTTCTCGAAGGGATTTCTACCATCAGTGATTTGAAAATCCGTGCAGGATGGGGTATCGTAGGAAACGACCAGCTAAGTGGCGACAATCGCTACTCTTATCTTGGGTTGATTGGAGGAGGTGCCAACTATCCCATCGGAGGAGTGACTCAGCCAGGGACTTATCCAGCCTCGATCAGTAACAATACGCTCAAATGGGAGGAGTCGCAGCAGACCAATATCGGTGTGGATCTAGGCTTGTGGAACAACCGAGTGACGTTGACGGCAGATGCTTACCGCAAGACCACCACTGACCTATTGCTCAATGCTCCGCTGCCCCGATCCACGGGTTTTGACAATGCCATCCAAAACATTGGAGAATTGCAAAACCAAGGGTTAGAGTTTGTTGTCAGTACAGTTAATCTTGACAAAGACTTCAAATGGAATACGGATTTCAACATTTCATTCAATCAAAACAAAGTAATCGATATCGTTGGGCAAGAGATTTTTGACGGGGCTGTTGCAGGTCGTGGTGAAGCCAGTTTGGTTCGTGAAGGGGAGTCACTCGGTACTTTGTATGGTTATGTGTATGGAGGGGTGGATCCACAGACAGGGGATGCTTACTACCTAGATCAGAATGGAGAGAGCACTTTCACACCTACGGCGGACGACCGTCGTATCATTGGTCATGCCAATCCAGACTTCCTCTACGGGATGACCAATACACTGAGCTACAAGGGGCTCACCTTGCTCGTGTTCTTGCAAGGATCCTATGGCAATGACATCCTGAATGCATCGCGCATTGATATCGAGGGCATGACCGATCCTAAGAATCAATCCACGGCGGTACTGGATAGATGGAGACAACCAGGAGATGTGACGGATATTCCGAGAGCAACTTGGGGCAATACCGATAACTCTCGAATCTCTACTCGATTCATCGAGGATGCATCATACCTGAGAGTCAAAACCGTGACGCTAGGCTATGATTTGCCATCGTCACTCTTGTCCAAGGCCAACATCAAAGGACTGAAGGTTTATGTCACAGGTGAAAACCTCTTCACATTCACGGGTTATTCAGGTTTTGATCCAGAGGTCAATGCCTTTGGGTATAGCAACACTGCCCAGGGGATAGACTATGGTACCTATCCACAGACCCGCAATTTCATCGCTGGACTTAACCTCACTTTCTAA
- a CDS encoding glycoside hydrolase family 30 beta sandwich domain-containing protein, producing MNRVLTYCCGLMLAACGAKDSQEISDNQTQSLHVEPVVQVYVTDASRERQLEESSDLLGEPRLDADVHVFVEPTQMYQQMEGFGFALTGGSVYHLSQMNEQAQSDLLQELFGVGTNDIGVSYLRISIAASDLDAEVYSYNDLPAGETDLMQENFSIERERELLIPMLKKIQAINPDIKIMASPWSPPVWMKTNGSSIGGHLKEEYYDSYALYLTKYFQAMEAEGITIETMTIQNEPLHPGNNPSMSMEPEEQANFIERSLGPAFTEKGIKTKIVLYDHNADRPDYPISILDRPEVRKYVAGSAFHMYGGSIAALSDVHSAHPDKGLYFTEQWFGAPGNFPEDLKWHVRELMIGAPRNWSRSVIEWNLSSAPDLQPHTDGGCSQCLGGITIDGDEVTRNAGYYSIGHASKFVRPGAKRIASNAPDELPNVAFLTPENQIVLLAINNTDTKQICNITQGEQSFSAVLEAGSTATFIWDN from the coding sequence ATGAATCGAGTACTTACCTATTGCTGTGGTCTGATGCTAGCGGCGTGTGGAGCCAAAGACAGCCAAGAGATCTCAGATAATCAGACACAATCTCTTCATGTAGAACCCGTCGTACAAGTGTACGTGACTGATGCGAGTCGAGAGCGCCAGTTGGAAGAGTCCTCGGATTTGCTAGGCGAACCACGACTCGATGCTGATGTGCATGTGTTCGTAGAGCCAACACAAATGTATCAGCAGATGGAGGGGTTTGGCTTTGCGTTGACGGGAGGGAGTGTTTATCACCTCAGTCAGATGAACGAACAGGCACAGTCAGATTTGCTACAGGAGCTGTTTGGTGTCGGTACCAATGACATAGGCGTGTCGTATCTACGCATCAGTATTGCCGCATCGGACTTGGATGCAGAGGTGTACTCGTACAACGACCTGCCAGCAGGCGAAACGGATCTGATGCAGGAAAATTTCTCGATAGAGCGAGAGAGAGAACTGTTGATCCCTATGCTCAAAAAAATACAGGCGATCAATCCTGATATCAAAATCATGGCAAGTCCATGGTCACCTCCTGTCTGGATGAAAACCAATGGATCGAGTATTGGAGGCCATCTAAAGGAAGAATATTACGATTCCTATGCACTTTATTTGACTAAATACTTTCAAGCCATGGAGGCGGAAGGAATCACCATCGAGACGATGACCATCCAAAACGAACCCTTGCACCCTGGCAACAATCCGAGTATGAGCATGGAGCCGGAGGAGCAGGCCAATTTCATCGAGCGGAGTCTCGGACCTGCATTCACAGAAAAGGGGATCAAGACCAAGATTGTTTTGTATGATCACAATGCGGATCGACCGGATTATCCGATTTCAATTTTGGATCGTCCCGAGGTGCGAAAGTATGTAGCAGGGTCGGCGTTTCATATGTATGGTGGGAGTATAGCGGCACTGTCTGATGTACATAGTGCGCATCCAGACAAGGGACTCTACTTCACTGAGCAGTGGTTTGGCGCGCCCGGCAATTTCCCTGAAGATCTGAAATGGCATGTCCGTGAATTGATGATTGGTGCTCCGCGCAATTGGAGTCGTAGTGTCATCGAGTGGAACCTATCGTCTGCTCCTGATCTACAGCCACATACTGACGGAGGGTGTAGCCAATGTCTCGGAGGGATCACCATCGATGGCGATGAGGTGACCCGCAACGCTGGCTACTACTCGATTGGACATGCCTCGAAGTTCGTCCGACCAGGAGCGAAGCGCATCGCGTCCAACGCACCCGATGAGTTGCCAAATGTGGCGTTCTTGACTCCAGAGAATCAAATTGTGTTGTTGGCAATCAACAATACCGATACGAAACAAATATGTAACATCACCCAAGGAGAACAATCCTTCTCGGCAGTCTTGGAGGCTGGGAGTACGGCGACTTTCATTTGGGACAATTAG